A region from the Chthoniobacterales bacterium genome encodes:
- a CDS encoding DUF1353 domain-containing protein produces MTIRILCSRRAALSARWQNARRLSAAAPALVILLSLSGCVFGKHKTAHDNTNPAGPWGYYSGTIDTRWDQDGRNMTLLNELRYTDPNGVVWIAPAGSVIDGASIPRALWSFMGGPFEGKYRNASVLHDVAYDQKNKPPAVVDRMFYNAMRCSGVSAVEAKTMYYSLLRFGRHWKFSVKKAKPVLPDSTPDLLNREPRTTTVDPSEVGAIQQWIRQNDPSLDQIESRVDGKAR; encoded by the coding sequence CGATCCGTATCCTTTGCAGTAGACGCGCCGCTCTGTCGGCGCGCTGGCAGAACGCGCGGCGACTGAGCGCCGCGGCTCCAGCGCTTGTGATTCTTCTGTCGTTGTCCGGCTGTGTTTTTGGAAAACATAAAACCGCCCACGACAACACCAATCCGGCCGGACCGTGGGGCTATTACAGCGGCACGATCGACACGCGTTGGGACCAGGATGGCCGAAACATGACGCTCCTCAACGAGCTGCGTTACACCGATCCGAATGGCGTGGTCTGGATTGCACCAGCTGGGTCGGTGATCGATGGCGCGTCGATTCCGCGCGCCCTCTGGTCGTTCATGGGCGGGCCGTTCGAGGGCAAATACCGAAACGCGTCCGTCCTCCACGACGTCGCCTACGACCAAAAGAACAAACCTCCGGCCGTGGTAGACCGGATGTTTTACAACGCGATGCGCTGCAGCGGCGTCAGCGCCGTCGAAGCCAAAACGATGTATTACTCGCTGCTCCGGTTTGGCCGGCACTGGAAGTTCTCCGTCAAGAAGGCGAAGCCGGTGTTGCCCGATTCAACGCCCGATCTCCTGAACCGCGAACCGCGGACCACGACCGTCGACCCGTCGGAAGTCGGCGCCATCCAGCAATGGATCCGCCAAAACGATCCGAGCCTCGACCAGATCGAGTCACGCGTGGACGGGAAAGCGAGATAA